TCCTTACTCGTGATTGATGAGTAAGGATTAGTAATAAGTATAGTAGTTTATGGAGTAAACAATTATAGTTTATGCATGTTTTGTGCTAAAGTTTCAATAAATTTTGAGATTGGACCTTTGATCATCATGGCCATCATTGGGTTGAATTCGCCTTCAAATTGCAATTGAACAGTACTCGATTTTTCGCTAAGAGTTTCAATATTTGCCGTTAACGTAAAAGGAAGTTTATCGCTTGCTGCTGCCAACACTACTTTGCTGGTAGGAGTTTTGTCTTTCATGCGCAGTTTTATTTCTGGCATTCCTTTTAATCCGAAGTTAAAGATATCATCACCCAATACTTCAAATTTAGCAATGTTATCGGGCATTAGTTTTTCGAAATTTTTAACGTCAGACAAAGCATCAAATAAATGTTGTGATGATTGTTCTACGGTAACTTTTGGGCTTTCTAAATTCATTCTTTTTTAATTATTATTGATTCCAGGTTGAAGGGCTAACTTGCCATTCTTTCAAGGTTTTTAATTCTTTTTCGGTTATATAATTTTTGGCAACAGCCAGTTCAAGCAAGTTACCATAATCGCAAAGCGTATTCAGGTCAACATTGGCTTTCTTAAAGTTATCTTTTGACACATCAAACCCATAAGTAAAAATAGCAACCATTCCTTTTACGTGTGCACCAGCTTCTTTCAAAGCTTCTACTGCCATCAAACTGCTGTTTCCAGTACTGATTAAATCTTCAACCACAACCACATTTTGACCACTTTGTAAAAAGCCTTCTACTTGGTTTTGTCTACCGTGTTTCTTAGGTTCTGGTCTAACATATACAAAAGGTAACCCCATGTATTCGGCAACAAGCATGCCAATTCCAATAGCGCCAGTTGCAACACCAGCAATAACATCGGGTTTTCCAAATTCTTTTTCAATATGCTTCGAAAATTCCTCGCGAACAAAATTTCGAATCGCTGGAAATGAGAGAATTAGACGGTTATCACAATAAATTGGCGATTTCCATCCAGAAGCCCATGTAAAAGGATTTTTTGGATTCAATTTAATTGCATTTATTTGTAAAAGCAATTCGGCTGTTTTTTCGGCTGTATCTTTATTAAAAATCATAGTTACAAATGTATAAAGTTTTTGTCAACGATAAACCACTTTTTTTAACTAATAAGGTAGAGAAAGAAACCGATTTTCAGCTATTCCTACTGGAAAGTGTTGATATTGAACAACTCATCATCAAGATGTATCAAAATAAAATTCAGAAAGCGAATTTATATTTTCCTGATGAAAAAGCCATTCTTAAAAAACTTAAAGAAAAAATACCAGTTGTAAAAGCTGGTGGCGGATTAGTTTACAATCAAAAAGGTGAAGTTTTATTCATAAAACGCAATGGTAAATGGGATTTGCCTAAAGGAGGAAAAGACAAAGGCGAAAAAATGCAAGAAACCGCCATGCGTGAAGTAGAAGAGGAAACAGGCGTAAACGGATTGATTGTTACCAAGAAACTTCAAAAAACCTACCATGTTTTTCAGCGCAATGGCAAGTATAAATTGAAAGTTACCCATTGGTTTGAGATGAAAACCAACTTCAAAGGAAAAACCAATCCGCAAAAGGAGGAAGGCATTAAAAAAGCTGTTTGGTTAAATCAGGAGGAAATAAAAGAAGCCATGAATAACTCCTATGAAAACATCAAATTGCTATTTGTAGAGGAAAATATGTTATGATATTTTACTTTACAATACGATAGATAGGATACTGTAAATGAGCTTTTTCGTAATAAATTGAGTTTTTGTAAACCCAATCTAATTGCGCATCAGGATTATCAGCAAAAGCTTTATCTTCTTTTATTTTTTGTTCCAATTGAGCTCGCAGTTCTGGATGTTCATTTAAATATTCGTTAGCCAAATCTTCAAAAACATAAGCCGAATAACCTTCTTTTTGTTGCAAAATGGTATCAAAGAAGTTCCAGTTAAAGAAACTATCAATAGCTTCTGGTTCTAAAGTTTCTAGCAAATATTTTACTCCCAATTGGTCGGTTTTTATCAAATAATCGCCTTTATTGAATGCTACAGTTTTATTCGTTGAAGCAACTTTTGTATTGCTATGCGGATAATGACCTTCATAAGCATTTTTTGCAGTGTTATAATCCACAATTTTATAACTTTCAACATCAATCAATGTATCTTGATGTAATCTAGAGTATTCAATTTTATTATGTTTTAGCAAATCAATTATTTTCCATTGTCCTTGTGGAATAACATAGGCTAAAGGGATTTTAATTTCTTTCGTTGGTTTATAGGTGCCATAAAAGTTAATCAGTTTAGAATAAGGTTTGCTTCTGTCATAAAACAAACGTTTACCTGTAGTAACATCACTCTTTTTATAACTGCCATCAAATCCTAGAAACGTTATCTTTTCCACATTGCTGCTATCAATTTTCCATTGAATAGGATAGTAGTTATTTGCTTCGTATTGCTCTTTATTTTGAATGCGTAAGTTTTTTATTTTCTCCCAATTTTTATCGGCATATTCAATAGTAGAAACCATAAAATCATAAGTTACTTTTACACGCTCGTTATACGGTTTGAGCATGTGCGTTTCTACAACATATCCAATTGTATTAAATAATGAAGTATAACCCGTTGCGTATCGCGGTGTATCGCTAAATTGAGCAAAACCATCGGCTGGTGTTCCACTCCAAACGTTTACATAAGGCGTGCTTTCTACTTTTTTATCTTTTAAATCATTAACAATTGCAGGTGTCATTTCGGTTTTTACAAAATTACCCAAAACATTTCCTAATCGTTTAGGTTCAGTCATGATGTAGGTAAGCTTGTATTGATAATCGGCACCATTACTTACATGATTGTCGATAAAAATATCAGGACTGAAAAAAGCATGAAAAGTTTGTGCAAAAGCCATGGTGTTTTTGGTGTCAGCTTTTATAAAATCGCGATTTAAGTCAAAATTGCGCGCATTTCCACGAAAGCCATATTCTTCAGGACCATTTTGATTGACACGTGAAGTGGAATTTCTATTCAGTAAACCGCCAATATTATAAACAGGAATTGTGATGATGACTACATTTTTGGGAACTTTAATCTTTTTGTATGCTAAATCACGAAACAATTGCATAGTAGCATCAATTCCATCAGGTTCACCTGCATGAATTCCGTTGTTGATTAATACGAAGGCTTTCTCGGGTTTGAAATCATAATCAAAACGTTTATCCGCATTGAAAATATATACTCGTAAAGGTTCGCCACTATCAGTAAAACCAAAATTGAGTCCTTGAATAGTTTCAAATTCTAAATCGAGTTTTTCATAAAAATCTAAAATCTCTTGATAGTTGGCCGTTTGATTACCATTTCCTTTTTCAAAGAAAGTAGGATGGGAGTTTTTTTGAGCAAATGAAATACTAAAAAGAAAAAAAAGCAGAAAAACGTACTTCATTATTTATGCTTTTTTACCCTAACCGAATCTGGAACTAACACAGTATAATCGCCGTTATTTCTAATCACATCGCGAACAATGCTTGAACTGATATAAGATGTTCTGGAAGCAGTTAGAAGAAACACAGTTTCTATTTTGGATAATTTACGGTTGGTATGTGCAATGGCTTTTTCAAATTCAAAGTCGGCTGGGTTACGCAAACCACGAAGTATAAATTGCGCGTCAAGTTTTCGGCATAAATCAATGGTTAAACCTTCATAAGTAATCACTTTTACTTTAGGTTCATCCTTAAAAGCATCTTCAATAAAATGTTTTCGCTCATCAAGAGAAAACATATATTTTTTATCCGCATTAATACCAATAGCAACAATTACTTCATCAAAAAGCGAAACGCCTCTTTGTATAATATCAAAATGTCCCAATGTAATTGGGTCAAACGATCCTGGAAAAACTGCTTTTCTGTTCATCTTTTACTTCTTTAAAGCTAACTCAATAGCATTGGTAAATAATTCTTCTAATGAAATTCCTGCTTCACGTGCTTGCTGCGGAATTAAACTTTCGGTTGTCAAACCTGGAATGGTATTCATTTCTAGCATAAATGGTTCGCCATTAACTAAAATAAATTCACTTCGTGAGAAACCAGTCATTTTTAATATTTCATAAGATTTCTTAGCAACTACTCTTACTTTATTGGCAATTTCTTCAGAAATTCTTGCTGGGGTTATTTCTTGAGATTTTCCTAAATATTTTGCTTCGTAGTCAAAGAAATCATTCTCTGAAACGATTTCAGTAATTGGTAAAACCGTTACCTTGCCTTTGTAATTAATTACTCCAACAGAAACTTCTGTTCCGTCAAGAAAGCTTTCAATAATGATTTCGTTGTCTTCCTTATAAGCATTGACAATAGCAATAGCTAATTCGTCTTTAGTTTTTACTTTCGAAATCCCAAAACTAGAACCTGATTTGTTTGGCTTAACAAAACAAGGTAAACCTACTTTTTCTAAAATTTCCTCTTCATTAATCTCATCACCTTGATTCAAATAATACGAGGTAGCCGATTTGATTCCATATGGTTTTAAAACCGAAAGTAAATCACGTTTATTAAAGGTCAATGCTGCTTGATAATAATTACAAGAAGTTTGCGGAAGGTTTAATAATTCAAAATATGCCTGCATTAAACCATCTTCACCTGGTGTTCCATGAATAGCATTGAATACTGCATCGAAAGTTATTTTAGAACCATTTACGGTTACTGAGAAATCATTTTTATCAATTGGAAATTCATTGTCGTTATCATCTACATAAACCCATTTTTCAGTAAAAATATGAACTCGATATCCTTTGTATTTTGATTGATCAAGATTGTTATAAACTACGTTTCCACTTTTAAGTGAAATTTCATACTCGCTAGAGTAACCACCCATAATAATGGCAATGTGTTTCATGTTGTTTATTGGTTTTAGTAGGTTTTAAATTAATGGTGATGAAACGACTTATAATTTTTAAAAAGAATAAGCTTAAACAAAATTATCATTTTTTTTCAAACCATATACCTTGTATCTTTTATATATTTGCGTAAATAAAAAATTATATGAGTTTCAGAAAATATATCACCAGTAAAGTCTTTTTTACTCAAGTGTTAATTGCCTTAGGAATTGTTGCTGCCGTATCGTATGCTTTTTTTCATTGGATAACGTTTGCTACTAATCATGGCGAAGAAATTCCGGTGCCAAATTTGGCAAAATTAAGTGCAGAACAAGCAGAAGAACGATTAGCAGAATTAGATTTGGACTATATTATTTTGGATACAGTAGATTATAATCCAGATTTTCCTAAACTTACCATTGTTGATCAAGATCCAAAACCAGGAAGAAAAGTAAAAGCGGGAAGAAAGATTTATTTAAAAATAAATGCCGAAAAGTTTACTATGGTTACTGTTCCTGATTTGATTGAAAAAACATAC
The window above is part of the Flavobacterium sp. PMTSA4 genome. Proteins encoded here:
- a CDS encoding SRPBCC family protein; protein product: MNLESPKVTVEQSSQHLFDALSDVKNFEKLMPDNIAKFEVLGDDIFNFGLKGMPEIKLRMKDKTPTSKVVLAAASDKLPFTLTANIETLSEKSSTVQLQFEGEFNPMMAMMIKGPISKFIETLAQNMHKL
- the pyrE gene encoding orotate phosphoribosyltransferase, with the protein product MIFNKDTAEKTAELLLQINAIKLNPKNPFTWASGWKSPIYCDNRLILSFPAIRNFVREEFSKHIEKEFGKPDVIAGVATGAIGIGMLVAEYMGLPFVYVRPEPKKHGRQNQVEGFLQSGQNVVVVEDLISTGNSSLMAVEALKEAGAHVKGMVAIFTYGFDVSKDNFKKANVDLNTLCDYGNLLELAVAKNYITEKELKTLKEWQVSPSTWNQ
- a CDS encoding NUDIX hydrolase, which translates into the protein MYKVFVNDKPLFLTNKVEKETDFQLFLLESVDIEQLIIKMYQNKIQKANLYFPDEKAILKKLKEKIPVVKAGGGLVYNQKGEVLFIKRNGKWDLPKGGKDKGEKMQETAMREVEEETGVNGLIVTKKLQKTYHVFQRNGKYKLKVTHWFEMKTNFKGKTNPQKEEGIKKAVWLNQEEIKEAMNNSYENIKLLFVEENML
- a CDS encoding M14 family zinc carboxypeptidase, which translates into the protein MKYVFLLFFLFSISFAQKNSHPTFFEKGNGNQTANYQEILDFYEKLDLEFETIQGLNFGFTDSGEPLRVYIFNADKRFDYDFKPEKAFVLINNGIHAGEPDGIDATMQLFRDLAYKKIKVPKNVVIITIPVYNIGGLLNRNSTSRVNQNGPEEYGFRGNARNFDLNRDFIKADTKNTMAFAQTFHAFFSPDIFIDNHVSNGADYQYKLTYIMTEPKRLGNVLGNFVKTEMTPAIVNDLKDKKVESTPYVNVWSGTPADGFAQFSDTPRYATGYTSLFNTIGYVVETHMLKPYNERVKVTYDFMVSTIEYADKNWEKIKNLRIQNKEQYEANNYYPIQWKIDSSNVEKITFLGFDGSYKKSDVTTGKRLFYDRSKPYSKLINFYGTYKPTKEIKIPLAYVIPQGQWKIIDLLKHNKIEYSRLHQDTLIDVESYKIVDYNTAKNAYEGHYPHSNTKVASTNKTVAFNKGDYLIKTDQLGVKYLLETLEPEAIDSFFNWNFFDTILQQKEGYSAYVFEDLANEYLNEHPELRAQLEQKIKEDKAFADNPDAQLDWVYKNSIYYEKAHLQYPIYRIVK
- the coaD gene encoding pantetheine-phosphate adenylyltransferase — encoded protein: MNRKAVFPGSFDPITLGHFDIIQRGVSLFDEVIVAIGINADKKYMFSLDERKHFIEDAFKDEPKVKVITYEGLTIDLCRKLDAQFILRGLRNPADFEFEKAIAHTNRKLSKIETVFLLTASRTSYISSSIVRDVIRNNGDYTVLVPDSVRVKKHK
- a CDS encoding D-alanine--D-alanine ligase translates to MKHIAIIMGGYSSEYEISLKSGNVVYNNLDQSKYKGYRVHIFTEKWVYVDDNDNEFPIDKNDFSVTVNGSKITFDAVFNAIHGTPGEDGLMQAYFELLNLPQTSCNYYQAALTFNKRDLLSVLKPYGIKSATSYYLNQGDEINEEEILEKVGLPCFVKPNKSGSSFGISKVKTKDELAIAIVNAYKEDNEIIIESFLDGTEVSVGVINYKGKVTVLPITEIVSENDFFDYEAKYLGKSQEITPARISEEIANKVRVVAKKSYEILKMTGFSRSEFILVNGEPFMLEMNTIPGLTTESLIPQQAREAGISLEELFTNAIELALKK
- a CDS encoding PASTA domain-containing protein, with product MSFRKYITSKVFFTQVLIALGIVAAVSYAFFHWITFATNHGEEIPVPNLAKLSAEQAEERLAELDLDYIILDTVDYNPDFPKLTIVDQDPKPGRKVKAGRKIYLKINAEKFTMVTVPDLIEKTYRQAVPTLNAVGLNEGTITYKPYLGKDMVLEMQFNGKKLKPGDKVLKSSKIDLVLGDGKVVFDASELDTLKVDTPDAE